In the genome of Theropithecus gelada isolate Dixy chromosome 19, Tgel_1.0, whole genome shotgun sequence, the window GAGCCTGGGGATTTTATGGGTACGGGACAGGGGCAGGGGTGACGGGGCAGGCCAggagtggttttggaaaaggcaacatttgagcaggaaaacagggatgtaAAGTTCCCCCATGGGCCGTGGTTCCAGCCTTGAGGGTGGGTCTCTTACCAGGGACCCTGCCCTTTTGTGCCTAGAATTTTCCTGCCTCCTGTTCCTATCACAGTGCCCCAAATCAAAGTGTCTTAACAACGTACATCCTCAGGAAAAAATCATCCCCTACAAAAGCAATTTTAACAAACTGGAACAAGTGACTTGGCTGCTACACCCAATGTGTAGATATCAACAGAAGGACACAGTCACCATGAAAAAGCAGGAAGATATGACACCACGTGAAAGATCATAACAATTGTCCAGCAGTAGATCCCAATAACAAAGAATTCCTCAAAATGCCagataaagacttaaaaatatggatcttaaagaaaatgtgatgcaatagaaatctgaaaaccaacacaaagaaatcagaaattcaGTTTggaatatgaatgagaaatttaccaagaAGATACAGATATCATAAACTTCTATAATTTGGCTATTGCACAGCATGATGCatatagtaaaagaaaatgtatatttcaaaattattaagagAGTACATTTCAAGTGTTCTTACCACggaaaaatgtcaaatattgaaggtaatagatatgttaatttcCTTGAGTTTAATTATTCCACCTTGAATTCATCAATCATGCTGCATCCCATAAACAcaactataatttgtcaatttaaaataaaaaattaaaaaaataaacttaagaggtttatttttacttttatttttatgctttttaaaattcacatccAATTTATagccctttaaaaatatatttacatttcaagaTACACATTTGATGGAACATGTACATTTGTCAGTGCTTAGAAAGTTCCAGTCCTATACtcccaaaaaaagacaaaaaacaaaaacaaaaaacaaagttagccagatgtggtagaaTGTGCCATGTGagtgtagtgccagctacttaggagactgaggtaggaagatcacttgagcccaggaggttgaggctgcagtgagctgagatcatgccactgcactccagcttagatgacaaagtgagatcctgtcttgaaaaaaaataataagaagaagaaaagaaaatttctaagaTTTTCCTCCCATCCGCTCACTCCAACACTCATAGCCTGAGCATCTTCCCAAGATGCATCTCAACAACTCACTGAGATGAGAATTATTTCCTCTCaactgtgaagaaagaaaaattgaggaATTATGAGACAAAgacaaggagaagagaggaaagatttCAGAATTAGCCAGAGATAAAACAACAGTGTCTCAGGTGATGACTATCTAAGGTTGGTGTCACGTGGGTAGTAAAAAGAATTcaccaagacagttgtaggtaaagaaaggcagattttttaagcaaaaatagaaaaatatgttgCAAGAAAGCAAAGGCAAAACAGCAAGTGGAGAGCTGACTGCGAAGAGACAAAGGCTTGCTGGGGATTTTATAGGATGGTGCTTGTGCTGGAGGGAGCTACTTACAGTACTGATAatggcaaggttgcagtgagctgatttgcatttttctgtttttaaatgaaatttaggccgggcgcggtggctcaagcctgtaatcccagcactttgggaagctgagacggggggatcacgaggtcaggagatcgagaccatcctggctaacatggtgaaaccccgtctctactaaaaaatacaaaacactagccgggccaggtggcgggcgcctgtagtcccagctactcgggaggctgaagcaggagaatggcgtgaaccccggaggcggagcttgcagtgagctgagatctggccactgcactccagcctgggcaacagagcgagactctgtctcaaaaaaaaaaaaagaaaaagaaaaaagaaagaaatttaacttggcttttactgcatttttaaaatgtaaaaatgtaaaaacaaacacaacataGTATTTCAATGCTGTACCTTTATGCAAATGACTTcatctatctttttaaaacttgctGTGATATAGCTAATGCTAAAACTGACACagcttcactttcttctttttctctatacTGAAAGCTGCAGAAATACACCTTTAACTCCAAGGCAATTTGGTTGAAgccctcaaaataaaaagtatacatcCACTTCCACTGCCCTGACTTTCCCCACATTGTGAATTGTGATTCTCTGTGCCATGTTAGTAGATTAGGCAGGCTATATATAATTTGTACAAAACATCTTTAGCCAGGGTAAGGCTTTAGAAACTATCTTAAAAAGAAActtgtcaaaatatttttgatatttaggacaaatactaaatattataattttctcccagcacatctgtttacacaGCCCAATTAGCTAGGTGACCTGTTAAAGACCGGCTTATGGAATGAATAGGTGAAGTCATTTCCTGAGCCAAAAGATAcagataataaatgttaataatagcaGCAGactaaaaaattccttttttttgctttccatagtCAACGGTTTTAGCAAAAGAACTTTAgaaaatgacagatttttttgGTAAAGTTAATGCCTGAAAAGAGTTTAATAAAGAACATCCAAGGCCTGATTGCTATTTTTCTGCATGTCACTTCTAGTTACTTTCTGTAAGTTACATTCAGTTACCATCAGACATCTTACTGATGCATGGAAAAATGCCCCAGAAACTTGCAATGGCTTACATACATTTTACATTACATGTATTACCTCTTAAAACCCCCAACAGAATAAAGTCTTAGcaaacacaaattttaatttctgaacaCCCTTCCAGTAAGACTGTaaaggtgggaggaaggggaggaaggatttgttttttgttttcctagtcTACTTGATTAAAATTTAATCTTCCAAGGGTTTGTTTAGCTCACTATCCAGGCTGCTAGCATTATGATGAACATTATGACTTCTTTCCAGGGTcaaaaaatgacatttgaaagTAACGTAAATGCTATGACATGATTTTCCCAAGCATGACCTCATCTTGAAACATTAGAATATTTAAGAATTCTAAAGATTGGTATACCACCACTGcaccagattttttttattttattttattttttatttattattattatactttgagttctagggtacatgtgcataacgtgcaggtttgttacatatgtatacttgtgccatgttgctgtgctgcacccatcaactcatcagcacccatcaactcgtcatttacatcaggtacaactcccagtgcaatccctcccccctcccccctccccatgataggccctggtgtgtgatgttccccttcccgagtccaagtgatctcattgttcagttcccacctatgagtgagaacatgcggtgtttggttttctgttcttgtgatagttggctaagaatgatggtttccagctgcatccatgtccctataaaggacacaaactcatccttttttatggctgcatagtattccatggtgtatatgtgccacattttcttaatccagtctgtcactgatggacatttgggttgattccaagtctttgctattgtgaatagtgctgcaataaacatacgtgtgcatgtgtctttatagcagcatgatttataatcctttgggtatatacccagtaatgggatggctgggtcatatggtacatctagttctagatccttgaggaatcgccatactgttttcctttaattattcCAACAGCtacaggaattttttttatagttttttaattttatgaaattaaagCTGAAGAAAATAACTGATTTAGAAACcataataaaaggagaaatacttAGCCAGAGATATCAGTTCTTCCTGAAAAAGGATAGGTTACCTCCTCTCATTGCAGTTTTTGTCAAGGTATCTTAACTGGTTTCAGGTAGAATGAAAAATTCaccttaaaaatagaaacaaacaaaagggacattaactaataaaaatatgctcaaattTACTGACAGAATCATGGGCACTTCATACAATACTTAGACTCTACCAGTTTTAAGTAAAATAACGAAAAAATTACAATTACAAAGCCAGTCTTTTCCCTTGGGGAAACCAAAATCCACTTTTGACCAATTGTTCCCTGCATATACATATACTGTATATTATTATAAACTTCTTCAGAGAAGCAAAGCATCTTTGTCTTCCCGACACTGGATTATTTAGCATGTTAGGTTTTTACATCAGGAAGGCAACTGCATGACTTGTATTTTTCTACCAGCTGAGGATCTGGTGATAGCTGGGTGCAAGAAGTTTGTGAATTATTTATACAGGAGGGCTATTtgtcctggaccatgaagaaaggcagacttatagcttatctgcttcttctttttgctttcccctGCTCCCACCAGGCTGACTCTTCTGCCCTTATTAGAACTCCACAAACAGGAGTTCCCCTTCAAGCCCTCCGTATCCCTCATCCCTCCCTCATACCTTTAGTTAAGAGCAAGGTAGGGGCCTTTACCTGATACAGCTCCGGGAGATGGGAGATGAGTGACACTGAGACTTCGTACCCAGAACCTTCAGCTTCACAAGAAACTTCTGCTGGGGGCCAAAGGACTCGGGACAGCAGAGCTCAAAGCAGGGCCAGAAGGTGCAGTTGGAGCCACAGCGACGGGTCTGCTCTAAGGACAAGATGGCATCATCGTAACAGCACTGCTCCGAAGGGTTGTAGATCTTGTTCCCACACCTGGGCGCCGGCTGGCACAGCCATGGTCCTGAGTCAACAGGAGCATCTAGGGGCAGACATTGATGGTGTGCATCCAAGGAAGAACAGATACTCAATTCCCGGTCTCTCTTCCCAACGTCACCTCTTCCCTTTTCATTCTTCCCTGTCCTGTCCTTACCTGTAGTTCCTTGTGAACACTGGGAGAGGAAGACTGTTATCCCCCAGACAAGAactaagggagaaagaaaaaaggttgaaCATGGAGCTGAGAATGTGACAAGTacggaaacaaacaaacaaaaaaaacaggggttAGGGTGGTTTAAAGGTGGAGATTATCACTTGGGGCTAAATCTGTATGGGATCCTGTTCAGGCAGGCTCTGAGCAGCACGCTCGTCACGCTTTGAGATAACTAGAAGGTAACAGGAGGCTGGAATAATGTTAGGGATAAAGGGGAATGAATTGGGTTGAGGTTTGGGAGCTGCACTGGGGATGGGATGAGATGATGTTTGGATTTGGGGTCCTACTTACCCAAGATGCAGCATCGTGGCATCATGCTTCCAAAGAGGCTCTCAGAGAACTAAAGGAGAGGGGTAAAAGGCTGGAACTTATGGATGCAGGCTAAATGGGCTTGTCTGTTACCCTGGTAAGTTTACTGATTGGACGGTTGCTGATCGTGCCACCTGCAGTCTCCCAAGCACACTCCTTGAAAGTAACTGAAGTCTCCCAAGCACATTCCTTAGTTTCTGTAAGGAGGAGACTGGGTGGCGTAAGGGACCAGAGAGCCGAATATTGCAGACTGACTAATTGCATTCTCTGTATACTGTTCCCAGACCTCAGGGTGAATGAACGTAGGTTGGTCCTACTCCAAGTTAGGCTTCTAAGAGTTTTCGAGCTCTGGCATTGATGAGGAGAGAGTGCCCAACTAAGCTCTAATCAGAGAGAATACTTCAGCCACTTCCCTATCTGGTTTCACATCCTTCCCTTCCTAATGCTTGTTTCTTCTAAATTCCCCAAGCACGATGTCTCTGGAAATGTCAAGGGGACCCTTTCTGAAGCCACTTTGTTTTTTGCTCTGGAGTCATTAGAGTTGTCACCTGCCCTAGCAGATGAGTCATGGCTCTGGAAACTTCAATaaggggggtgggggtggagaatAGCAATGGCCCAAATCTCCTGGTGTGCTTGGTGCAAGGATTCAGAGACCTCAAGCATCTTAGTTACATGGTCAGGGAAAGTACTAAACACCTGCTTTTCATAATCATATTATATTAGTGGCCAATGATATGTGATGTAGTACTTAGATGTGTGTAGTACTTAGGTGTGCAGACAGAGGGAATGGAAGGGCAGGGCAAACTGAGGCCTGCCAGGCAAGTGCCAGCTAAGGAAGGGCTTGGACAATTTCAAATAATCCCAAAGCTGTGGAAAGGACCTCAGCCTTCATGGGTGTGTGATGATTCCATCAGAAAATGTCTAAGGATTGGCCAGACTTTCCATCCTTCACTTGCTGGCACAGCACAGGGATGAGTTCATCCAGCCTGTACGATAGCCTTTGAAATGGTTCTCCTTTTCTGAGCTTCGTTCTTAGGTTCCTCTACATGTGCGGAGGTGTGGGGTGTGGTTTGGATGCACAAGGCTGCTTTTCCCTACTCCGGAACCTAAGAAGGCCAACAATGTGAAGATTCCTAGTGAGCCCAGGCTATCAGCTTGTTTACTACCAAATGTTAAAAAGAAACGTTCGAGTTTGATTAGGTAAATTACAAAGGACAAATAATAATATCTTTAATATACAATTATCATTCTTCTTCCAGATGAAACTTCAGCTTGACTATTGGGCATTGGGAAGTTAATGTGTACTTAACTTTTCATCTTACAGAAGTGGCGAGGGGCAACTTGAAGggataatttttaatacattttataatgataatcaTTTAGATAAATTATCCTTAATGTTGTATCTCATTAATACTAAGATGTCATTGAAAGACACACTGTTGTTTTACAACTCTAAGATGCAATCTCATCACTTAGAATGTTTATACTTATTAACAGAGCTTCTTGCTCTGTTGAGACGTAGACTTTTGGAaggcaaatagaaaaataaaaatatgtgggaaataaatgtgttaaagatttcttaaaatgtCTCCACATTTGGAGACTGCCTCCTATGAATCATCTTTCAACCCCAGATTGGTTCCTGTGCTTTCTTACACAACATCGTTCTCAGTTCTACCAACAGCACTGGTCATGCAGAGTTTGGTTTTATTCTAAGCTGCTGACACCCATGCTGCAAGTTATCATTGAACTGGTGCCACTAGCCCcttctttctttgaattttctttcatctACTCCTAGAGATTTTGACAACtccttctgcctttctttcttttttttaaattatactttatgttctagggtacatgtgtacaacgtgcaggtttgttacatatgtatacatgggccatgttgTTTTCCTTGTGCTAGGCAATCCTTTTGTGCCTATCTCAGAAACAAAATGTGATACTCTTCATCCCTTTGTCTTCTTGTGCCCCATAAAGCACTTGGTTATTGATTTGCAAGAAAATATGTACCTGGGTTTATTCCTAAAACAATGAGTATGTGCTTCATTAACAGTAAATTTACATCATGGTCTTCTACTAATGTGTCATTCTGCACACACAACACACGAGCCAAATCATGGtgttttctgatatttaaaatgacaattaCACTCAACACATGAAACATAAGCAATCCACACAACTTAATTGAAGTGTCAAGAATATTAACCTGAAGACTTAGTTTGTCCCTGTACAAGCGACAGCAGCTATGTCACTCTGCTTGTCTGACAGCTATTGCAAGACCTTATTGATGATAAGTTGCATCACTAGTTCAAGGATATGGGAATGTAGACTATATATGTACATCTCTGAGTGGAGGAGAGTCATTTTAATTTGAAACTGAGTATTTATGAGGATCAGATGAAGTCACACTTGAA includes:
- the IGFL3 gene encoding insulin growth factor-like family member 3 encodes the protein MMPRCCILVLVWGITVFLSQCSQGTTDAPVDSGPWLCQPAPRCGNKIYNPSEQCCYDDAILSLEQTRRCGSNCTFWPCFELCCPESFGPQQKFLVKLKVLGTKSQCHSSPISRSCIR